The window GGTGAGGTGCAGGGGGCCATCCTCTCCATGGTCAGGATCACCCTGGATGGCGAGCCGTGCATCGTCAGCCTGGTGCGTGACATCGGCGCTGAGCGCCGAGCGGTGCAGCAGGCCCGGGACACCGCTGCAGCGCTGCAGCGTACCCTCGACCTGTCCCTGGACCTGATCACCACCATCGACGCGCAGGGCCGCTTCCTGACCGTCAACGCCGCCTGTCAGCGCCTGCTCGGCCATACGCCGGAGGCGCTCATCGGCCGGCCTTACCTCGATTTCGTTCACCCCGACGACCACGCCCGCTCGCTCGAGGGGGCCGCGCTGCTCAGCACGGTCCAGGAGCTGACGACCTTCCAGAACCGCTATCTGCGCAGGGACGGCTCGGTGATCTGGCTGGACTGGACGTCTGTGCGGCTTCCGGATGGCGTGACCTACGCCATTGCCCGCGACGTCACCGAACAGCGGGCCGCCACCGAGGAGCTGGCCTTCCTGGCGGCCATTGTCCGGGCGAGTACCGATGCCATTATCGGCCTCGCGCTGGACGGCACCGTGCGCTCGTGGAACGCCGGAGCCGAGCGGATGTACGGCTACCTGGCCAGCGAGATGATCGGGCATCCGATCACCGAGATTGTCCCGCCAGAGCTGGTGGATGAGGAAATCCAGATGCTCGCGCGCGCCACGGTGGGCGCGTATACCCCCAGCATCGAGACGACGCGCGTATCGCGGCTAGGCCACCGCCTCCCGGTGCAGCTGAGTATTGCGCCGATCTTCGACGCCCAGGGCGCAGTCGTGGGCATCTCCAAGATCGCCCAGGACATCTCGGCTCGCCGGGAAGCCGAACGGCAAATTCTGCAGCTCAACGCCACCTTGCAGCGTAAACTCGATCACCTGACCGGCCTACATGAGATCGACCTGTCGATTGCCTCCAGTCTCGACTTGAACGTCACGCTCGGCCTGGTGCTCGACCAGGTGCTGATCCAGGTGAGGGTGGACGCCGCGGCCGCGCTGCTGCTTGACACTCAGACCCTGACCCTGGACTACGCCGCGACGCGCGGATTCCAGACCGGTTCACTGAAAGGGGCTGCTGTACGCCTGGGAGAAGAGCTGGAGGGGCGGGTGGCGCTGACCCGCGTGCCCGAGGTGGTGGACGACCTACGTTTCGCAGATGCCTCTCCGGCCGCGCGTGCCCGGATGGACGCGGAGGGGTTCACAGCGTTGGCTGCCGTGCCCTTCATTGCCAAGGGCAAGGTATTGGGCGTCCTACAGGTGCTGCGCCAGCAGCCGTACGAGGCGTCGTCGGACTGGCTGGAGACGTTGCAGACCCTGGCTGGTCAGGCGGCCATTGCCATCGACAGTGCCCAGCTGTTCCAGGAGCTTGAGCGCAGCAACCTCGAGCTGAACCTCGCCTACCAGGAAACCATCGAGGGCTGGGCACGGGCACTCGACCTGCGCGACAAGGAGACTGAAGGCCATTCCCGGCGCGTCACCGAGCTGACTGTCAGGTTGTGCCGTCAGCTCAGGGTCTCGGCGGCCGAACTGGTGCATGTTCAGCGTGGCGCCCTGCTGCACGACACCGGGAAGATGGGCATCGCGGACGCGATCCTGTTGAAACCCGGCCCGCTCACCCCCGAAGAATGGGTGGAGATGCGGAAACACCCCGAGTATGCGGTGGAGTTACTGGCGCCGATTCACTTTCTGCAGTCCGCGATGGACATCCCGCACGCTCACCACGAGAAATGGGACGGCACTGGGTACCCACGGCGCCTGCAAGGCGCAGCGATTCCATTGACGGCGCGGGCCTTTGCGGTGGTGGACGTGTATGACGCGCTCACCAACGCCCGGCCGTACCGGGCGGCGTGGTCACGGGACCGGGCCCTCACCTATATTCAGGAACAAGCGGGCACGCACTTTGATCCGGCCATCGTGCAGACCTTCTTGGCGCTGATGGAACGCGATGACAGCGGACTGCGCTGAAGCAGTGGGCGGGTTGATCCTGGCCAGTGCAGCGCAGGAAGCCACTGCCGGCCGTTCCGGCCAGGGGACTCCCTGAAACGACGTGTTGTCGTCACGCGCTCCGCGGATGCTGACGCACGGCTGAGCCTGTACTCCCAAACCGACTCGATGTTGATGACGCGCTGCAGCGTGCTGAGTTCGGGGTGGCAGTCAGCCGGATAACTGGCCCCTTTCTGGGGTGAACGCGGCCCTGCGCCGGATACTTGAGCGGAGCGGACCTGCTGGCGCTCACACTCCGGCACCTGCTCGACCCTGAGGTCGCCTTTTCCAGCCTTCCAGAGCGAGAGGACGTGGATCGAGGTGTTCTACAACCGCCGGTGTCGTTCCTCTGTGGTGGGGTATCGGTCGTGGATGGCCTATGAGGTGCAGGCCCTCTCCTGCACTGAGCGTCCGAACAACCTTTGGTAGAGGCGGTGTGCGTCTGAGGGGCGGGGGGTGTTGGGGGCTGACCGCTAAGGAATATATACACTGAAGGGAAGGGTGGTGCTAGGGTGCGCCCTCTGAGTTCCAGCATAACCACATGTAACCTTTTTTCACCCTGCTGGTGCGCATGCTCAAGCACAGCACACCTGCCAATGATGCAACCACCTACAGTGACGGCCAACGCTGGCTGTGATCATGCCGCTCCGCGGTACAGACCCGGTAGAGCCAGCCTCCTCACGAGGTCTGAGGAACCATTATGTGGTCTGCGTTTCTGCACGCTCCACGCTGCCACAATCAACCCCTGACAACCAGAAGCAGCATATTCACATATCACTTCCGGAGGTTGAGACCGCTGAATCGGAACTGGCGGTCTTCAGAGAACGACCAGTGTGCTGACCAACATGGCACCAGCTATTGGCCGTCAGTCTCCCCGCATCTGCGCCAGCAACAGCACATCGCCACGTCAATCAGCGGAACCTGAGCGTGAGAACAACCCGGTACCCCTCCCCTTGAATACTGTTAATCGACATCATGCATGCCTTCTCTCGTGACAGGGGTGCAGAGCGTGGACAGCGCAGGGCGTAACCCCTGAATAGGACGCTCCTGCAATAGGCGTGAGCAACGCGCTGGATCAGCGCGAGCTCAAAGCCGCGAGGAGCGCCAGACTCGGGGCGCTTCAGCCCCAAAGGTGATTGGCGAGGTGAGCGAGAACGGTAGAATGCGGCGAACAGCTCGCGAGTGTTTTCATACACACAAACACCATCCCAGAGCTGCTCTCGCCTTGTATCCCGCCCCAAACTGTCTCCTATTGTTGTAAGGGGTCGGAGTGGGGTGCATCGTTTCCCCCTTTGTATATATTTCTACGCTCAACTCACGCTCCTCGGTCCGATCCCCCCTCACGCCTGGTAAGGCACTCCTCCCTCAGACTCAAGGAGCAAGCAGCGCAGAGGAGCGTGAGGAAAATAGCAGTGAGCGAAAACCTGCTGAAGCTGGGGCGAGCGCAGGCAGCAGGGGCGGCGGCAAGGCTGCACTCAAACTGGAGCCAAGGCAGGAGAACGCACACACTGAACGCCCCTGACCAAATATATTCAACACACACAACGGGGAGAAAAAAACCACCTACCCGCTGAGCAACACCAACCGTCTGACGGTATCCGAAAAGCGCTGGGCCCAGGAACGCCAGGCGACCGTCACCCTCCCGTCGGTCAGATGTCAGAGGCGGTACACTGCACCCCATGGTCAGAAGACGACGGATCTGGCGAGCCGGACTGGTCCTGGCCAGCCTAGCCGTGCCACTGCTGATGGTTGGTGGGGGCCAGTGGGTCAAGCACATGAACGAAGTCGACCAACAGCTGGCAGTTCGGTATCTCATGCACGCCGGCGCGTTACGCATCAACCACACTCAACACGCTGCCGCCAATGGCTGGCAGGCGTCCGCTATTTGCGGAACGAGTGAGCAGCCCCTCAGCCTGCGCGATACCGCCCACTTTCAGCCGGGTAACGCCAGCACGCTGGAACAGGCCGCCGGCAACCTGGAACGTCGACTGGGACCGTCAGGCGAGGACGGTCCGTTGGAACATGACTTGACAATGGCCGTGCGTCACTGGCCTACAGGGAAGATCTGGGTGGACTATGCCAGCGGCATCCTGGTGGGAATGAGCAGTTCTCGACATGACGCATGCGTTCTGGTCACGACGATACCGCTCACAGAGACTGATCCCACATGGCTGAATGGGGTCCCAGACGTCTGACCACCCTTCAAAACGGAGGAGGTGACGCGAAAAGCCGGCTCCCGTGGCGTGTTTCTGCGATGAAGACACGTCAGAGCCAGCCCCCTCACGATCCCCTACAGACTGCGCTCCCTTCGCTGAGGCGTGGGAACCCTTGGTCTGCCTTTCCACTGGATGCCCGCCGCTTGGCCGTGCTGAGCGCATCGGTACTCGCGCTCAGCACGCAGCATCGTCCTGTACACGCTCAAAAACCACGTTGCGTTGTCTGGCAGTCGAGCGACTTGGCTGGATGCCCCTGCAGGGGAGTGCCTGGAGACGTCTTAAAGAGGTTCGCCCTCAGTCCTGACACACCATAGATTCTTGCGGAGGGTTCTATAGCTTGTGGAGACGCCTACTTCTTGTTGGAGGAGAGAGCAGCAATGCCCTGAGCGATGAGCACGAACTTGTTCTCGGCCAGGTCACGCACGGTTTTGATGTTGAACGCCTTCTGCAGGGCCTCACCGTCAGCCTCGCTGACGCCGTTCAGCGCGCTGACAGGCGCGTCAGCCAGCTCATCCAGTTCCTTGTCCGCGAACGCCTTGTCGAAGAACTTATTGATATCTGCCATGTGGACTCCTTTGGAATTCAGCGTTTATTGTAATGCAGTTCGCGCGTGTTCGGGGCAACGTTGCTGACGACGTTCAAGACCGGTGACTGCTGCGCACGTGACGTCTTCTCGCGCGCAGCAGTCACCACGCGCCTTCCATTGACGCACAGGCAGAGAGGAGAAGCTGCAAAACACCTCTGTCGTCCGCCCACCGCGACCCATTGGGACGTGACCGTTCCGAGCCTACCATTACGTGCGCAGCGGCTCCCCTCCGGCATGCCGCCCTCAACCCACCGCCCGCTCCCGTCACCGATGGTCAGTAACAGTGCCCCCCACCCCCGGCAGGTTATGTCGGCAGGCCGCGCACTGTTCTCAACGACGCACCCATGCCCGGCGATACGGGACGGGTCTTCACTCCCCGGTCGTGATCGTGCCGGGGCTCCGCTGCGCGTCCTGGACGTACCGCCGCCTGGCCCATCGCCTTGCCGCGTCCCACACCGTGTGGCTCTATGATCCTCCCGGCCACGGCTTGTCTGCCGGACATCTCCACGAAGCCACCACCCAAGCCGGTCCGTTGCCGGATCATCTGGCGCAGTGGGTGGAGGGCATTCCCTGAGCGGGGAGGTGCTCGTCCAAGCTGGCCGCCCGGTTTCCTTATCTGCCGGGCCTGCTGATGGCGGGTGCACCCACTGGGATTCCGGGGAATCCAGCGATTCATCTGTACATTGAGCCTCTGTCACGGGAACGCCCGGTCTGCTGGCCGTGGTGCATGTCAGCGTATGTCCGGGCTGGGCCGCTGAGATTCGACCAGCTGGCCCGGTCGATTCGTTCGCAGACGGCGCTTCCGCTGCTGGCTCTGAGGCATGTTCCCGTACTGATCCTGACCGGCGAACGGTCGTGTGGTCAATGCACAGACCGTCAGCAACCTGACGGAGAGGTTTGGGCATGTGACGGCGGTGCAGGTGCAGGGAGCACCGCGTGCCCTGACCGACAGGCATGCCGTGGAGATCTGTGTGTGAACGCAGCAGTTTCTCGCCGCCGTCACTCAGTGCTAGTGACGCGTCGTCTCAGAGAGTGGAGCATGCTCGGAACGTGGAGGGTGGCGTCACCTTGTTGGCCAGTTCTCTGTTTGCAGCAAGCGTTTATGGTGTAGGCGTGATCCTGCCCAGGCTTGGGCAGAAGTGAGAAGTGGCGTATGGAGGGCAAGGAGGACGCACAGGCAGCAATCCCCCATGCTTGTATATATTTCTGAACCTTCCTTCAGACGACGTAACACGCCAGTATGCATCGTCGTCCAGATCGACATGCGACCGACCAATGACAGAGCCCGTGCTTACCCCCTGGAGTCGGTATGGTTATCCTGGAACTGCGCGGTAGCCACAGGGTCAGTCATCGCCCACAGCAAGATCTGTTCCGTGGCTCGGTCGATCTTAACCTGTTGCGCCGTGACCGCTTGAAGCATGACGTGTGGGAGTGTCGCACCGAGCGTCCGAGTGGTGGATGACCAGGTTGGGGCCGGCAGACGCTGTCCATGGAACAGGCGTGACGACATCCCCCTGACGACTCTTCAAAATGCACCCCGCGTGGACGGTGGTGAGCGGGTGCTCTGTCATGCTGGAGGCATGCAGCTCTACGTCTCCCTCCTGCGTGACCGCCGCGTGGCAGTCATCTGGATAGGCGAGACACTCAACGCGTTTGGCAGCGGCCTGACCGTCTGGGCACTGGCCTGGCTGCTACTGAGAACGTACCCGGCTCAACCGCTGCTGGCAGCCCTGGTCCTGTCGGTGCTGTCGGGTTCCAGTCTGCTGAGCACCGTGATCCTGGGGGCCAGGTTGGACGCCTGGGATCGCCGCCGCACCCTGCTGCTGTGCACTCTGGCCCTCGCCCTGCTCACCGCGCTCCTTCCGCTGGCCACCCGCACGGCCTGGGGACCGTTCGGGGGCGCGACACCACTGCTGGGGCTGGTCGCTGCCACCGGTGTGTTCAGGAGCCTGCCCGCCCCCGCACTGAACGCGACCCTGCCGCGGCTGGTTCGGCCACAGCGCCTGAGTGCGGTGCAGGCGCTGTTCAACCTCACCTGGATGACGGGCGACCTGGTCGCCGGGGCCGTTGCCGGGCTGCTGATCTCAGCGGCCGGGGTGAACGCCGCCTTCTGGATCGACGCAGCGACGTTTCTGGCTGCAGCGCTGGGCTACGCGCTGGTGCGGTTTCCAGTGCAACCGGCGCTGGAGGCACACCGACCTGCTGGTATGGCGGCATGGGGGGCGCAGCTGCGTGAGGGCTGGAGCTTTGTCGGGCGGCGGCCCGCCCTCTGGGGCATGTTCCTGGGCCTGGGGATGACCAATGCCTACTTCTCGGTCTTTGGGACCTTGGTGCTGCCACGCGTGGGCGAACGGCTGCTGGGGCCGGCACGTGGTCCGCTGGGGGTCGGCGTGATCGATACCGTCTCCGTCGGTGCAGAGTTGCTGGCCTCACTCTGGTTGGGCCGGGCCGTCATTCAGGCACGGGCGGTGCGGCCCCTGGTGCTGCTCGGCTGCACCCTCCCGGTCATCCTGGCAACCTGCGTGGTGTTCGCCCCCTCCTACCCCTTAGCACTACTGTTCGCCCTCCTGAACGGCCTTGCCTTCGCGCCGCTCAGTGTGCTGGTGGCCGTGTATGTGGCCCGACACACCCCGACGCGCCTGCTGGGCCGCGTCAGCAGCGCCCGTTCCTTCTTCAGCGATGCTGGCCGCCCCCTCGCCATGACGGCTGCTGGCGTGCTGCTGCCACTCCTGGGGCTAGGGGTGATGGTGGTGACGTTGGCTGCAACCGTGGTGCTGCTGGGCACGTTCGGTTACTGGCGAGGTACGGTTCAGCCGCTTGCTGAGAGGGAAGAGGCGTGACGCTCAGGAGCAGTTAATCTGCTGCGCTTCAGTGACTGCTGACCAATCACCAACCTTTTACCGTGAGCAATAGCCACAGTTCGGCTACCGGGCGAGCAATGCCAGTCTGCTCCAACGTCTGAATGACTGGCCCGATGCCCTTGTAGGCGAAGGGGGCTTCCTGCTTCAATTCAGCCAGCTTCTGTGCTCGCACATCGGCCCGTGCCCGCCTCCAATCGATCGGTGTCACCACCCGGAAATCATGCAGGAACTGTCTGAACTCGTCCTCGTGTGCGTGCATCGCTTCTCCCCTGGCTTGCTTGCGGCCCGCACCGTGACTGGCACTGTGCAGGGCCTGTGGGTGACCCTGGCCTGCCAGTACGACACTGCTCGCGCCCATCGAACCCGGGACGAGCACCAGTTCACCGGTGTCGGCGAAGGGTGTCCCCTGC is drawn from Deinococcus ruber and contains these coding sequences:
- a CDS encoding MFS transporter encodes the protein MQLYVSLLRDRRVAVIWIGETLNAFGSGLTVWALAWLLLRTYPAQPLLAALVLSVLSGSSLLSTVILGARLDAWDRRRTLLLCTLALALLTALLPLATRTAWGPFGGATPLLGLVAATGVFRSLPAPALNATLPRLVRPQRLSAVQALFNLTWMTGDLVAGAVAGLLISAAGVNAAFWIDAATFLAAALGYALVRFPVQPALEAHRPAGMAAWGAQLREGWSFVGRRPALWGMFLGLGMTNAYFSVFGTLVLPRVGERLLGPARGPLGVGVIDTVSVGAELLASLWLGRAVIQARAVRPLVLLGCTLPVILATCVVFAPSYPLALLFALLNGLAFAPLSVLVAVYVARHTPTRLLGRVSSARSFFSDAGRPLAMTAAGVLLPLLGLGVMVVTLAATVVLLGTFGYWRGTVQPLAEREEA
- a CDS encoding PAS domain S-box protein, which codes for MLGRTSGDLQLWAEPDQRSALVAPLEERGRVIEREVMFRVRSGEVQGAILSMVRITLDGEPCIVSLVRDIGAERRAVQQARDTAAALQRTLDLSLDLITTIDAQGRFLTVNAACQRLLGHTPEALIGRPYLDFVHPDDHARSLEGAALLSTVQELTTFQNRYLRRDGSVIWLDWTSVRLPDGVTYAIARDVTEQRAATEELAFLAAIVRASTDAIIGLALDGTVRSWNAGAERMYGYLASEMIGHPITEIVPPELVDEEIQMLARATVGAYTPSIETTRVSRLGHRLPVQLSIAPIFDAQGAVVGISKIAQDISARREAERQILQLNATLQRKLDHLTGLHEIDLSIASSLDLNVTLGLVLDQVLIQVRVDAAAALLLDTQTLTLDYAATRGFQTGSLKGAAVRLGEELEGRVALTRVPEVVDDLRFADASPAARARMDAEGFTALAAVPFIAKGKVLGVLQVLRQQPYEASSDWLETLQTLAGQAAIAIDSAQLFQELERSNLELNLAYQETIEGWARALDLRDKETEGHSRRVTELTVRLCRQLRVSAAELVHVQRGALLHDTGKMGIADAILLKPGPLTPEEWVEMRKHPEYAVELLAPIHFLQSAMDIPHAHHEKWDGTGYPRRLQGAAIPLTARAFAVVDVYDALTNARPYRAAWSRDRALTYIQEQAGTHFDPAIVQTFLALMERDDSGLR